In a single window of the Raphanus sativus cultivar WK10039 chromosome 9, ASM80110v3, whole genome shotgun sequence genome:
- the LOC108833413 gene encoding protein FAR1-RELATED SEQUENCE 5-like, whose translation MSISQKQHANDADMLGISAKATVEMMSREVGRQANLGFMDKDLRNYIYRKRMAEMKKGDAGAVLEYFQKKKEDNASFFYSIQLDEDDMITNIFWADDRSIGDYNLFGDVVCFDTTYKTNEYDRPFAPFVGVNHHKQTIVFVAALLYDEPIESFEWLFQAFEWLFQAFLGNAAKRLSHVFHGPNQFATDFRKCVDDHENEVEWLSAWSAMLEKHGLTENKWLKDLFELREKWARSSYNLLHFFKHYERVLDDRRFKELTADFGMMHNSPVLSAPVEMLQHAVDVYTPEVFTLFQKQYTAIGDYVAKRVNKSEMTSAEYNVSFRGVGKNHLVNYDAANETIHCSCMKFSFAGVLCRHALKVLAKKDVRRIPPIYILNRWSKEAKARTISFYHSATPNDTVNESIGKCYSHICRTFREIASVSAEHTELTLCADEAAIQLLEN comes from the exons ATGTCTATCTCTCAAAAACAACATGCTAATGATGCTGATATGTTAGGAATTTCAGCAAAGGCGACCGTTGAAATGATGAGCAGAGAAGTTGGGAGACAAGCGAATCTGGGTTTTATGGATAAAGACCTACGCAATTACATATACCGTAAGCGAATGGCAGAAATGAAAAAGGGAGATGCTGGAGCGGTTTTGGAGTactttcaaaaaaagaaagaggatAATGCATCTTTCTTTTACTCAATTCAACTTGATGAGGACGATATGATCACTAATATCTTCTGGGCAGATGATCGGTCAATTGGTGATTACAATCTTTTTGGAGATGTCGTTTGCTTTGATACGACTTACAAGACCAATGAATATGATAGACCGTTTGCTCCATTTGTCGGGGTCAATCATCATAAGCAAACTATTGTGTTTGTTGCTGCTCTCTTATATGATGAACCCATAGAATCTTTTGAGTGGCTTTTTCAGGCTTTTGAGTGGCTTTTTCAGGCTTTTCTTGGA AACGCTGCCAAGAGGTTGAGCCATGTATTTCATGGACCGAACCAGTTTGCCACAGACTTTAGAAAATGTGTAGATGACCATGAGAATGAAGTAGAGTGGTTATCAGCATGGAGTGCAATGCTTGAGAAGCATGGATTGACAGAGAATAAATGGTTGAAGGATTTGTTTGAGCTGAGAGAAAAATGGGCAAGG AGCAGTTATAACTTGTTGCACTTCTTTAAACACTACGAGAGAGTGTTGGATGATAGGCGATTTAAAGAATTAACTGCTGACTTCGGTATGATGCATAACTCGCCGGTATTATCAGCTCCTGTAGAAATGTTGCAACATGCAGTGGACGTGTATACACCAGAAGTCTTTACCTTGTTCCAGAAGCAATACACAGCTATCGGTGATTATGTTGCCAAACGGGTCAATAAGTCTGAGATGACAAGTGCTGAATACAATGTATCTTTTCGTGGTGTTGGAAAAAATCATTTGGTTAACTATGATGCTGCAAATGAAACGATACATTGTAGTTGCatgaaattttcttttgctGGAGTCTTATGTCGTCATGCATTAAAAGTGTTGGCCAAGAAGGATGTTAGGAGAATTCCACCTATCTACATTCTGAATCGATGGAGTAAAGAGGCTAAAGCACGAACCATATCTTTTTATCATTCAGCGACACCCAATGACACAGTGAATGAATCAATCGGAAAGTGCTATAGTCATATATGTCGTACTTTCCGTGAGATAGCATCTGTTTCTGCTGAACATACAGAACTGACATTGTGTGCAGATGAAGCTGCCATTCAGTTGCTTGAAAATTga
- the LOC108833412 gene encoding uncharacterized protein LOC108833412, translating to MVLAASPGSYAPPEDNRGIQKDCEEDLQGARQSKGVNLRSEKWVSVAQERRSLKKYDVEIKSVDGKNKVVIPDDVLSDVTPLWEDFVVGKFLDIAPHLAKFHMVVNKIWSYGDDTAKVEVYDVNATTMRFKIKNSRFREKVIKRGMWNIAGVPMIAKKWTPKTEEEKQEEEAIPMWVHLRKVPLHMFSWEALSFMTSTVGFPVHLHLETLACSNFEEAKVFVNVDVSKTLPKEIKFVIEGKEFTAEFYYPWLPSRCSLCEKWGHTEKVCVMKKREKKQGDLSAKGESALKSTDRVVAQMDMDVVSESVGLKKVHELPSIASEVRASVSKEGGEEDWSTVSPDKVGRSQLKTPHREEVVVQISASKYSVLCLDEVEEGEVLVDNPLEEEEVNNEYEEVSDIREGDLLEDEILDQKVKDKEKAVEQKGGGGKRVQKATAQDANSKGKRSSRCKL from the coding sequence ATGGTTTTGGCGGCTTCGCCGGGCTCATATGCACCGCCAGAGGATAATCGGGGGATTCAGAAGGATTGTGAAGAGGATCTACAGGGAGCGAGGCAATCAAAGGGTGTGAATCTGAGATCGGAGAAATGGGTTTCGGTGGCGCAGGAAAGAAGGAGTCTAAAAAAGTACGATGTGGAGATTAAATCGGTGGATGGCAAGAACAAGGTGGTGATACCCGATGATGTTCTCTCTGATGTTACTCCGTTGTGGGAGGATTTCGTTGTGGGTAAGTTTCTCGACATAGCGCCCCATTTAGCGAAATTTCATATGGTGGTGAACAAAATCTGGAGCTATGGTGATGATACAGCCAAGGTGGAGGTCTATGATGTTAATGCTACAACTATGAGATTCAAGATCAAAAACTCGAGGTTTCGTGAGAAGGTTATCAAGAGAGGGATGTGGAATATAGCTGGGGTTCCTATGATTGCGAAGAAATGGACACCTAAAACTGAAGAAGAGAAGCAAGAGGAGGAGGCCATTCCGATGTGGGTTCACTTGCGGAAGGTTCCTCTTCATATGTTTTCTTGGGAGGCTTTGAGTTTTATGACGAGTACTGTGGGCTTTCCAGTGCATCTACATCTGGAGACTCTAGCTTGTTCAAACTTTGAGGAGGCAAAAGTTTTCGTCAATGTAGATGTATCAAAAACGCTACCAAAAGAGATTAAGTTTGTAATAGAAGGGAAGGAGTTCACAGCTGAGTTTTACTATCCATGGTTGCCGTCTCGATGCAGTTTGTGTGAGAAATGGGGCCATACGGAGAAGGTGTGTGTGATGAAGAAACGTGAGAAGAAGCAAGGGGATTTGAGTGCTAAAGGGGAGAGTGCTCTAAAGTCTACTGATAGAGTTGTAGCACAGATGGATATGGATGTTGTTTCTGAGTCGGTAGGGTTGAAGAAGGTTCATGAGTTGCCAAGTATTGCTAGTGAGGTGAGAGCTTCAGTGAGCAAGGAGGGGGGAGAAGAGGACTGGTCCACTGTATCACCAGACAAAGTGGGTAGGTCACAACTGAAAACGCCACATCGTGAGGAAGTAGTCGTTCAGATTTCTGCTTCGAAATACTCTGTTCTGTGTTTGGATGAGGTTGAAGAAGGTGAAGTTCTAGTTGATAACCCGCTTGAGGAGGAGGAAGTAAATAATGAGTATGAAGAGGTAAGTGATATAAGGGAGGGTGATCTGTTAGAAGATGAGATTTTGGATCAGAAGGTTAAGGATAAAGAGAAGGCAGTAGagcaaaaaggggggggggggaagagaGTCCAGAAGGCTACAGCTCAGGATGCAAATTCTAAGGGCAAAAGGTCTTCTAGATGCAAACTCTAA